A single genomic interval of Desulfonatronum sp. SC1 harbors:
- a CDS encoding GLUG motif-containing protein, whose product MNKALSLVLTTLFFLTLTGTALAQTATAPAAGDGSPGNPYQIATLENLYWIAAPDAVVPLPNRAARWAAHYIQTADIDASATSGWDGGAGWTPIGGQFPAPYFTGTYDGGGYTISGLFINRPGSDFQGLFGFAENATIKNLGLIGVNITGANNVGGLVGAIQGFPGTTVSNSYATGAVNGADNVGGLVGWIVGGSVSNSYATGAVNGTTSVGGLVGLNSASGTVTNSYATGAVNGTVRVGGLVGWNAGIVTNSYATGAVAGGGADVGGLVGLNPASGTVTKSFYDRNTTGQSDTGKGTPKTTAQMKDIATFSAWSIVDGWEQANGNVWGICQSASYPFLLWQYSSNPCTYSLSVRSFGASYVSITATPGIYGGTTNYAKAGILFGTTITLTAPATKDNSNFTSWRGCNSTNQSARTCTVTMNGNRTVTAHYDGDTPKALPGVLMLLLDDAE is encoded by the coding sequence ATGAACAAAGCCCTTTCCCTTGTCCTCACGACCCTGTTTTTCCTGACCCTGACCGGCACGGCCCTGGCCCAGACCGCCACAGCGCCTGCAGCTGGGGACGGCTCACCTGGCAACCCCTACCAGATCGCCACCCTGGAGAATCTGTACTGGATCGCGGCTCCTGATGCTGTAGTGCCACTTCCAAACCGGGCTGCAAGATGGGCCGCGCATTACATCCAGACCGCGGACATCGACGCCTCGGCCACCTCCGGCTGGGACGGCGGCGCGGGCTGGACGCCCATCGGCGGCCAATTCCCAGCCCCCTATTTCACCGGTACCTACGACGGCGGAGGGTATACCATCAGCGGTCTGTTCATCAACAGGCCTGGGAGCGATTTCCAGGGGCTGTTTGGGTTCGCAGAGAATGCCACCATCAAGAACCTTGGCCTGATTGGCGTAAATATTACCGGAGCAAATAATGTCGGCGGGCTGGTGGGAGCTATACAGGGGTTTCCTGGAACCACCGTGTCCAACTCCTACGCCACCGGCGCGGTTAATGGAGCAGATAATGTCGGCGGGCTGGTGGGATGGATTGTTGGTGGCAGCGTGTCCAACTCCTACGCCACCGGCGCGGTTAATGGAACAACCAGTGTCGGCGGGCTGGTGGGATTGAATTCTGCTAGTGGCACCGTGACCAACTCCTACGCCACCGGCGCGGTTAATGGAACAGTCCGGGTCGGCGGGCTGGTGGGATGGAATGCTGGTATCGTGACCAACTCCTACGCCACCGGGGCGGTGGCTGGAGGAGGAGCCGATGTCGGCGGGCTGGTGGGATTGAATCCTGCTAGTGGCACCGTGACCAAGTCCTTCTATGACAGGAATACAACCGGCCAGAGCGACACCGGCAAGGGCACACCCAAGACCACTGCGCAGATGAAGGACATCGCCACGTTTAGCGCCTGGTCCATAGTGGACGGCTGGGAGCAGGCTAATGGCAACGTATGGGGCATTTGCCAGAGTGCAAGCTATCCTTTCCTGTTGTGGCAGTACTCCTCGAACCCATGCACCTACTCGCTCTCTGTACGATCATTCGGCGCTTCCTACGTGTCCATCACGGCCACCCCGGGCATCTACGGCGGGACGACCAACTACGCCAAGGCGGGCATCCTTTTCGGCACAACCATTACCCTGACCGCGCCGGCAACCAAGGACAACTCCAACTTCACGTCCTGGAGGGGTTGCAATTCCACGAACCAGTCCGCCAGAACCTGCACCGTGACCATGAACGGCAACAGGACGGTCACGGCGCACTACGATGGCGACACGCCCAAGGCTCTGCCCGGCGTGCTGATGCTGCTGTTGGATGATGCAGAATAG